The genomic window TTTGTTCATCAGTTGAAAGCTAATCTGGTCACATCTGGAGGTGGCTCTAGGTCACCCTAGAGGTCTAGACAGGCTGTCTTCAGGTCAGGGGGCTGAGTTGCCATCCAAAGACTCAAAGGAGTGAATCGTACACATCAGTCATGGGGTTGGCCTGGCCACCACCCTTCTGGAACACCACCTGGCCTTCTGACCTCATGGAGAGCCTGACCAGGCCTGCCCTGGAGACCTCAGAGTGCCAGAGAATCTCCACTGCGGCCTTGGCTCTGCACAGTCAGGGCTTCCCTGAAGTCTGCTCTCTCTGTCATTATGCTTGGCCAGGACTGCTCATCCTGATGGCACTGGGCAGGAAGTGGGCTGCAGAGGGAGAGCAGAGGGGACCAGGAGGCAGGCACTCTGTGTGACGTCGGAGGGTCCTTCTAGCCCAAGACCTCACTGCTGCCATCTGTAAGTGAAGGAACTGGACCAGATGGGGAATAAGGAGGGCTCCATCTCATGCCGAAGGCCAGGGCTAGGAGTGGCTGCCTGGGGTGCAGTGCTGGGAGGGTTTGCAAGGGAAGTGTCAAGGCTGGCCAGGGAAGAGTCAGGGCCCATTAGGGGAATGAAGTGGCTAAGGATGCCTTCAGCTCTAATAGCCACAAGTGAATTCTATTGAAAGCGAGTTCCAGCATCTCACAGACCAAGTGGAGCCTCGGGATGGAGGCTGAAGGCCAGACAGGATCCTCCCTGTCGCGTGGCATAAATGCCTCTCAGAACTCACAGATGGTCAGTCGGTTGTACAGGCAATTCCTGTCATTCCACCGCCCGTCTGTGTACATCTCCACACACTGCTCGGTTCCCCGACCCGCGGGCTCCCCTGGGTACCAGTTGGTGTAGTTTACAGGGGTCCCATCTGAGTAGCGGAAGTCTCCAGGGCTTGGACCTTCAATCAGGCCCACATAGGCATACGTGTTGTACTTCTTCACGAAGCTTGCAATGGCTTCATTTTCCTCTGGACTCCTTGGGACAGCAATGTGGCCGCCTGCTCTGGCACATGCCTCCTGAATGGCATCAAAAGTGGCAGACTGCCCATTGGTGGAGAAGACCTTCTCTCCTACTGCCAGTATGGACTCCTGTAGACTGAGGGCTGGGAGCAGAGGAGACTGGGTCAGGCCATTGACTGCTTTGCCTCTAAGCCACCTCCCTCACCTGGGCTTTCTGCTACTGGACTCTCCCCAGtctctccatctctgcctctctctgtgtcttctcttcctcttccaatTGCAGTTTTCTAAATTCTCTTCTAGgctttcatccatttattcattcatctatttaacAATTACTTATTGCCAGAAACGGTGCCATTTCCTGGGATTCAGTGGAAAGCAAGACGGGCGGAGAACTTGCTTTCCTATGAAATGGGGAATGAAGTGTGTCGGGTTCTGCCTCCTCTGGGCCATTCAAAGACATCAGAAAAGCGAGCATCATTCCTTTCCCCAAGACCTGACATGTGCGAGCCTGTTTGTGATCTCTATGTTCTAGAAGCTGCTGCTGAGAATGAGGGGAATTTGTGGGAAACTCCTACCCTGTGAGGCCCAGAGGGTCCTCTTACCTCCCCTTGTCTGCAGGATTTGATGTCTGAAGTTGTGGAGTGTGGCTTGGAGCTCCTCATCTAGATGAGCTGGAAGCCCTGCGGAGAGCGCCCCACACAGAAGGAGGGGCAGGCCAGTGAAGACCCCCACTTGCTGCCACGGAGGCATTTTGCCATCTGCAATCCTGGAACTCTGCCCTTTCATTGCTGCTAGGCATCACCCGGGCCCCAGGCTCAGAGGGTCCACAAGACTCCAGTGTGTCTCCACACCCCCGGTCCCCTATTCTTTAGCGAAGCCTTGCCCCTGCTGAGACCCCTACCCCTTGTCCTCTTTCCTGCTCTGTCCCTCGAGTGGCTCTGTCTGCCCGCCTCTGTGGGGCAAGTCCCTCTCCCGCACCCTCCACCAAGGGCAAGCATGATGCTCTCTGCGCTGCCCTGATGGCCTTGCTTACCGCTCTGAGCTTCAAATTCCCGTCTGCCTGTGGGCTCCTGATCACACCATCTGCCTGGATGTCTGGTCCGCATTCACCCTTCAGACTGCCCCCAGCACTGCATCCCAGGACgcgcctcccccacctcccagtgCTGTTCCTCGTTCCACACCTGACTCCGTGTTTCCCCATCGGCGGTCACGAGGCATGGAGGACCTCCCACACCTGCCCTTACCTGAATTGTGACCACACTCCCCAGACACTTTGGCTTTCTCCCTCAAGTTCACATTCTCTTACTTAGGTTGAGCCAAATGCCTTTGGGGAAGCTGCAGGGTTTGTCTGATCCCCATCAGCCCTGTGTAACGGACTTCAGGGTTGCTGTGCCCGTGTTCCCACTGcccacctgccccaccctgcTCACCTGGAGGGCCCCTCTCGCCAGGCTCCCCCTTCTCTCCACACTCTCCAGGGATACCAGGGGCTCCAGGCAGCCCATCATTCCCAGGAAGACATGGCATATCTCCAGGCGGACCCATGGGGcctgcagagaaaagagacatGGATGTGTGGGATCCGTCACCCACAACTGATTGGAGCTAGTGAGACTCGACCCTCATTATCACTGGGGCTGTCCCAGTTGTCACTCCATGGGCACTATGAGGACAGACTCTCCCGGATGCGCCATCCTAAGGGCCCCAGGAgcccaccaggtcccacccagCTCACTATGGCCCACAGCCTAGGGACCTAGACAGACGGGCCTTCTGAAAAGGGGTCTGTGTCCCTCAGCAGAGGGTGGGGTCTCCAGCACAGTACCTGGAGGGCCAGGGTCTCCTTTGACACCATCTCTCCCATCCCTGCCTGGCAGGCCATGGGATCCAGGAGTGCCGGGGATACCAGGGCTTCCAACACAAACGTCCTTCACTTCGCACGCAGCGCCAGAGGCTGCCATCAAGGTGAGAGTGAGGGCCAGAGGGCACAGCCACATGGCTCCGGCTCCAGCTGCTGCTCCTGCAGGAGGGTTGGCCATGAGCCCATCTGCCGCCTCTGCCAACATCTCCCCCACTGTGCTCTGTCAGGACTCAGGAAGCTGGGCAGAGCCCGAGAGGCAGGGCAGGCGAGACCAGAGTGCTGGGAAGACCCGAAGCACCCAGG from Theropithecus gelada isolate Dixy chromosome 9, Tgel_1.0, whole genome shotgun sequence includes these protein-coding regions:
- the SFTPA1 gene encoding pulmonary surfactant-associated protein A1 isoform X6; protein product: MWLCPLALTLTLMAASGAACEVKDVCVGTPGIPGECGEKGEPGERGPPGLPAHLDEELQATLHNFRHQILQTRGALSLQESILAVGEKVFSTNGQSATFDAIQEACARAGGHIAVPRSPEENEAIASFVKKYNTYAYVGLIEGPSPGDFRYSDGTPVNYTNWYPGEPAGRGTEQCVEMYTDGRWNDRNCLYNRLTICEF
- the SFTPA1 gene encoding pulmonary surfactant-associated protein A1 isoform X3, with amino-acid sequence MWLCPLALTLTLMAASGAACEVKDVCVGSPGIPGTPGSHGLPGRDGRDGVKGDPGPPGPMGPPGDMPCLPGNDGLPGAPGIPGECGEKGEPGERGPPGLPAHLDEELQATLHNFRHQILQTRGALSLQESILAVGEKVFSTNGQSATFDAIQEACARAGGHIAVPRSPEENEAIASFVKKYNTYAYVGLIEGPSPGDFRYSDGTPVNYTNWYPGEPAGRGTEQCVEMYTDGRWNDRNCLYNRLTICEF
- the SFTPA1 gene encoding pulmonary surfactant-associated protein A1 isoform X4 codes for the protein MRDRWSESVRAAAGAGAMWLCPLALTLTLMAASGAACEVKDVCVGTPGIPGECGEKGEPGERGPPGLPAHLDEELQATLHNFRHQILQTRGALSLQESILAVGEKVFSTNGQSATFDAIQEACARAGGHIAVPRSPEENEAIASFVKKYNTYAYVGLIEGPSPGDFRYSDGTPVNYTNWYPGEPAGRGTEQCVEMYTDGRWNDRNCLYNRLTICEF
- the SFTPA1 gene encoding pulmonary surfactant-associated protein A1 isoform X2 — its product is MRDRWSESVRAAAGAGAMWLCPLALTLTLMAASGAACEVKDVCVGSPGIPGTPGSHGLPGRDGRDGVKGDPGPPGPMGPPGDMPCLPGNDGLPGAPGIPGECGEKGEPGERGPPGLPAHLDEELQATLHNFRHQILQTRGALSLQESILAVGEKVFSTNGQSATFDAIQEACARAGGHIAVPRSPEENEAIASFVKKYNTYAYVGLIEGPSPGDFRYSDGTPVNYTNWYPGEPAGRGTEQCVEMYTDGRWNDRNCLYNRLTICEF
- the SFTPA1 gene encoding pulmonary surfactant-associated protein A1 isoform X5 produces the protein MPGAAAGAGAMWLCPLALTLTLMAASGAACEVKDVCVGTPGIPGECGEKGEPGERGPPGLPAHLDEELQATLHNFRHQILQTRGALSLQESILAVGEKVFSTNGQSATFDAIQEACARAGGHIAVPRSPEENEAIASFVKKYNTYAYVGLIEGPSPGDFRYSDGTPVNYTNWYPGEPAGRGTEQCVEMYTDGRWNDRNCLYNRLTICEF
- the SFTPA1 gene encoding pulmonary surfactant-associated protein A1 isoform X1; the protein is MLAEAADGLMANPPAGAAAGAGAMWLCPLALTLTLMAASGAACEVKDVCVGSPGIPGTPGSHGLPGRDGRDGVKGDPGPPGPMGPPGDMPCLPGNDGLPGAPGIPGECGEKGEPGERGPPGLPAHLDEELQATLHNFRHQILQTRGALSLQESILAVGEKVFSTNGQSATFDAIQEACARAGGHIAVPRSPEENEAIASFVKKYNTYAYVGLIEGPSPGDFRYSDGTPVNYTNWYPGEPAGRGTEQCVEMYTDGRWNDRNCLYNRLTICEF